In Desulfovibrio gilichinskyi, a genomic segment contains:
- the bioD gene encoding dethiobiotin synthase has translation MNTDISGLFVTGVGTDVGKTVVTAGLVRLLQGAGYKVLPVKPVQSGGINNSHGKMDSPDGEVYKSAGAVWDIDKQCPYIFEPACSPHLAARLSGVALDVVDIADKVRQLEGSATLIAEGAGGIFVPLNGERTMLDLMKELSYPVVLVAGNKLGVINDTLLSLAALKQAGVKTAGVIMTSSAGPEPLEFGMAEENIRSIESFSGIKVLASIPYIPNWNPSELRCWIEVDRALARIDLNSFAKSPDGSTE, from the coding sequence GTGAATACTGATATTTCCGGTTTATTTGTAACCGGAGTCGGAACTGATGTAGGTAAAACAGTTGTCACAGCCGGACTTGTACGATTGCTGCAAGGCGCTGGGTATAAAGTATTACCCGTTAAGCCTGTACAGTCCGGCGGGATTAATAATTCCCACGGCAAAATGGATTCTCCGGATGGAGAAGTTTATAAAAGTGCGGGAGCTGTCTGGGATATTGATAAACAGTGCCCGTATATATTTGAGCCCGCCTGTTCTCCGCATCTTGCTGCGCGGCTGTCCGGAGTTGCGCTTGATGTTGTCGATATCGCAGATAAAGTACGACAGCTGGAAGGTTCGGCAACATTGATTGCGGAAGGTGCCGGAGGAATATTTGTCCCGTTGAACGGTGAACGGACCATGCTGGATCTGATGAAAGAACTTTCCTATCCGGTAGTTCTGGTTGCCGGAAACAAACTTGGCGTTATTAACGATACTTTGCTTTCCCTTGCCGCATTAAAACAAGCCGGAGTAAAAACTGCCGGGGTTATCATGACTTCCAGCGCGGGGCCTGAGCCTTTAGAATTCGGCATGGCGGAAGAGAATATCCGTTCTATTGAATCTTTCTCCGGTATTAAAGTGCTTGCTTCTATTCCGTATATTCCGAATTGGAATCCGTCCGAACTCCGTTGCTGGATCGAAGTGGATCGCGCGTTAGCAAGAATTGACCTGAATTCATTCGCAAAGAGTCCTGACGGCTCTACTGAGTAA
- the bioA gene encoding adenosylmethionine--8-amino-7-oxononanoate transaminase — MNNIESMLAFDREHLWHPYTSAVNPLTAYPVAKTDGVRIILEDGRELIDGMASWWCAIHGYNNPVLNKAVCDQAQTMSHVMFGGLTHEPAVSLARKLIDLSPAPLQHVFFADSGSVSVEVALKMAIQYFQATGKTEKNRIMTIRNGYHGDTLGAMSVCDPVNGMHSLFASVLPKHIFADAPCCGYEDGCSDADFADFKIKIETHAHELAAVILEPVVQGAGGMRFYSPQYLKRVRQACDEHDVLLICDEIATGFCRAGAMFASEIAGICPDIMCVGKAITGGYMTLAATLATAKVAEGISSDGGVFMHGPTFMANPLACAVANAALDLLVESNWQERIPQITAMLRAGFTPCAKLSTVADVRCLGAIGVVEMKNPVDLDAIQREFVKRGVWVRPFGKLIYIMPPYIISNLELEALTSAICEVVSLQR; from the coding sequence ATGAATAATATAGAATCTATGCTTGCCTTTGACCGCGAGCATCTTTGGCATCCCTATACTTCTGCCGTAAATCCTCTGACCGCCTATCCTGTCGCTAAAACCGACGGTGTAAGGATAATCCTTGAAGACGGTAGAGAGCTGATTGACGGGATGGCTTCGTGGTGGTGTGCTATTCACGGGTATAATAACCCTGTACTGAATAAAGCTGTTTGTGATCAGGCGCAGACAATGTCTCATGTCATGTTCGGCGGTCTTACTCATGAACCTGCTGTTTCTCTCGCACGTAAGCTTATTGATCTTTCGCCGGCTCCGCTACAGCATGTATTTTTTGCTGATTCAGGTTCTGTTTCTGTAGAAGTTGCCCTTAAAATGGCTATTCAGTATTTTCAGGCTACCGGAAAAACAGAAAAGAATAGAATTATGACAATACGCAACGGGTATCACGGTGACACTCTGGGTGCTATGTCTGTGTGTGATCCGGTAAACGGAATGCATTCGTTGTTTGCGTCAGTTCTTCCGAAACATATTTTTGCAGATGCTCCTTGCTGCGGTTATGAAGACGGTTGCTCGGATGCTGATTTTGCTGATTTTAAAATTAAGATTGAAACTCACGCACATGAACTTGCTGCTGTGATCTTAGAGCCTGTTGTGCAGGGCGCGGGGGGGATGCGCTTTTATTCTCCGCAATATCTTAAAAGAGTTCGGCAAGCATGTGATGAACATGATGTACTGCTGATCTGTGATGAAATTGCAACCGGATTTTGCCGCGCAGGGGCTATGTTTGCCAGTGAGATTGCCGGAATATGCCCTGATATAATGTGCGTAGGAAAGGCCATAACCGGCGGCTATATGACTCTTGCAGCAACTCTTGCTACTGCTAAAGTGGCAGAGGGAATTTCGTCAGACGGCGGTGTTTTTATGCATGGGCCTACTTTTATGGCGAACCCTCTTGCCTGCGCTGTTGCCAATGCGGCCCTTGATTTGCTTGTGGAAAGTAACTGGCAGGAGCGCATACCGCAGATCACAGCTATGCTTCGAGCGGGATTTACCCCTTGTGCAAAGCTTTCTACTGTTGCGGATGTGCGCTGTCTCGGTGCTATCGGCGTTGTTGAAATGAAAAATCCTGTGGATTTGGATGCCATACAGCGTGAATTTGTTAAGCGCGGTGTTTGGGTAAGGCCTTTTGGTAAGCTTATTTATATTATGCCGCCTTATATTATTTCCAACCTTGAGCTTGAAGCTCTCACTTCCGCTATTTGCGAAGTGGTCAGTTTGCAGAGGTAA